From a region of the Pseudomonas fulva 12-X genome:
- the rfaP gene encoding lipopolysaccharide core heptose(I) kinase RfaP, with product MKLMLAEPFKRLWAGADPFEAVEALQGQVYRELEGRRTLRTEVDGRGYFVKIHRGIGWGEIAKNLLTAKLPVLGAAQEWQAIQRLTEAGVPTMTAVAFGEQGTNPAKQHSFIVTEELAPTVDLEQLSLDWPRQPPAPALKWALIREVAGMTGTMHRAGVNHRDCYICHFLLHTDRPIEADNFRLSVIDLHRAQVRSATPLRWRNKDLAALYFSALDIGLTRRDKLRFLRTYFQLPLHQVLKDEARLLGWLERKADKLYERKQRYGDRL from the coding sequence GTGAAGCTCATGCTTGCCGAGCCTTTCAAGCGCCTGTGGGCTGGCGCGGACCCGTTCGAAGCCGTCGAGGCCTTGCAGGGGCAGGTCTACCGCGAGCTGGAAGGGCGCCGTACCTTGCGCACCGAGGTCGATGGCCGCGGCTATTTCGTCAAGATTCACCGCGGAATCGGCTGGGGCGAAATTGCCAAGAACCTCCTGACTGCGAAGCTGCCGGTGTTGGGAGCTGCTCAGGAGTGGCAGGCGATCCAGCGGCTGACCGAGGCGGGTGTGCCGACCATGACTGCCGTCGCCTTCGGTGAGCAGGGCACCAACCCAGCGAAGCAGCACTCGTTCATCGTCACCGAGGAGCTCGCGCCCACGGTCGACCTAGAGCAGCTCAGCCTCGACTGGCCCCGGCAGCCGCCTGCACCTGCCCTCAAGTGGGCGCTGATCCGTGAAGTCGCCGGCATGACCGGGACCATGCACCGCGCTGGAGTCAACCACCGCGACTGCTACATCTGCCACTTCCTGCTGCATACTGATCGGCCCATCGAGGCGGACAATTTCCGCCTGTCGGTCATCGACCTGCACCGTGCTCAGGTGCGTAGCGCGACGCCCTTGCGCTGGCGCAACAAGGATCTGGCTGCCCTGTATTTTTCGGCGCTGGATATTGGTTTGACGCGGCGCGACAAGCTGCGTTTCCTGCGTACTTATTTTCAGTTGCCATTGCACCAGGTGCTGAAAGACGAGGCCCGTCTGCTTGGCTGGCTGGAGCGTAAGGCAGACAAACTGTATGAGCGCAAACAACGTTATGGAGATCGATTGTAG
- a CDS encoding glycosyltransferase family 4 protein → MRLAFILYKYFPYGGLQRDFMRIALECQQRGHSIRVYTPIWEGEVPEGFEVVVVPVKALFNHHRNEKLTAWVQADLQQRPVDRVIGFNKMPGLDVYYAADGCFEDKAQTLRNPLYRRWGRYKHFAEYERAVFSPASKTEILMISEVQQPLFVKHYGTPAERFHLLPPGIALDRRAPVNAAEIRAEFRREFALGDDDLLLVQIGSGFKTKGLDRSLKALAALPAALKKRTQLMVIGQDDPKPFLLQVKTLGLSDQVQILKGRSDIPRFLLGADLLIHPAYNENTGTVLLEALVAGLPVLVTDVCGYAHYISDADAGRVVPSPFEQYTLNRVLAEMLADDAARARWKQNGLAYADTADLYSMPQRAADVILGSRS, encoded by the coding sequence ATGCGCCTGGCTTTTATCCTCTACAAGTACTTCCCCTACGGCGGGCTGCAGCGTGACTTCATGCGCATCGCCCTGGAGTGTCAGCAGCGCGGCCACAGCATCCGCGTCTACACGCCGATCTGGGAAGGTGAGGTGCCAGAGGGTTTCGAAGTGGTGGTGGTGCCGGTCAAGGCGCTGTTCAATCATCACCGCAACGAGAAACTTACCGCCTGGGTGCAGGCCGACCTACAGCAGCGCCCGGTCGACCGAGTGATCGGCTTCAACAAGATGCCGGGACTGGATGTGTACTACGCCGCCGATGGCTGCTTCGAAGACAAGGCGCAGACCCTGCGCAACCCCTTGTATCGCCGCTGGGGCCGCTACAAGCATTTCGCCGAGTACGAGCGGGCAGTGTTCTCGCCCGCGTCGAAGACCGAGATCCTGATGATCTCCGAGGTGCAGCAGCCGCTGTTCGTCAAACACTACGGCACGCCGGCCGAGCGCTTCCACCTGCTGCCGCCGGGCATCGCCCTGGACCGCCGCGCGCCGGTCAACGCCGCTGAGATCCGCGCCGAGTTCCGCCGCGAATTCGCATTGGGCGACGACGACCTGCTGCTGGTGCAGATCGGCTCGGGCTTCAAGACCAAGGGCCTGGACCGCAGCCTCAAGGCTCTGGCAGCACTGCCGGCGGCGTTGAAAAAACGCACCCAGCTGATGGTCATCGGGCAGGACGATCCCAAACCCTTCCTGCTGCAGGTCAAGACGCTCGGCCTGAGCGATCAGGTGCAGATTCTCAAGGGCCGCAGCGACATCCCGCGCTTCCTGCTCGGCGCCGACCTGCTGATCCACCCGGCCTACAACGAAAACACTGGCACCGTGCTGCTCGAGGCGCTGGTCGCCGGGCTGCCGGTGCTGGTAACCGACGTGTGTGGTTACGCCCATTACATCAGCGATGCCGACGCCGGCCGCGTGGTGCCCAGCCCGTTCGAGCAGTACACGCTGAACCGCGTGCTAGCCGAGATGCTGGCCGACGATGCTGCGCGCGCGCGGTGGAAGCAAAACGGCCTGGCCTATGCCGACACGGCCGATCTGTACAGCATGCCGCAGCGGGCTGCGGATGTGATTCTGGGGAGCCGCTCGTGA
- the waaC gene encoding lipopolysaccharide heptosyltransferase I has product MRVLVIKTSSLGDVIHTLPALTDAARAIPGIRFDWVVEEGFAEIPAWHPAVSQVIPVAIRRWRKHPLQTLRSGEWARFKQRLRESHYDLVIDAQGLFKSAWLTRYVKAPVAGLDGKSAREPVAARFYDRRYSVPRAQHALERTRQLFGQALGYSVPAGLGDYGLNRAQLADPAASPYLVFLHGTTWASKHWPEAYWRELAEQVAEQGWAIRLPWGNEAERVRAERIAEGIEGAAVLPKLNLAGVAKVLAGAQACVAVDTGLGHLAAALDVPTVSLYGPTLPGRVGAYGRSQVHLCASGPDAGKGDREKPCFDDLKPQRVFTELHALLLDLGLD; this is encoded by the coding sequence ATGCGCGTGCTGGTGATCAAGACCTCATCGCTGGGCGACGTGATTCATACCCTGCCGGCCCTGACCGATGCGGCCCGGGCGATCCCTGGCATCCGGTTCGACTGGGTGGTGGAAGAAGGCTTCGCCGAGATCCCAGCCTGGCATCCGGCCGTCTCACAGGTGATTCCGGTAGCCATCCGCCGCTGGCGCAAGCACCCGCTGCAAACCCTGCGCAGTGGCGAGTGGGCGCGGTTCAAGCAGCGCCTGCGCGAGAGTCATTACGACCTGGTGATCGATGCTCAGGGGTTGTTCAAGAGCGCCTGGCTGACCCGCTACGTCAAGGCGCCGGTGGCTGGCCTCGACGGCAAATCCGCGCGCGAGCCTGTCGCTGCGCGTTTTTATGACCGTCGCTACAGCGTGCCGCGGGCCCAGCATGCGCTGGAGCGTACCCGCCAGTTGTTCGGCCAGGCGCTGGGTTACAGTGTGCCCGCCGGTCTGGGCGACTATGGTTTGAACCGCGCTCAGCTTGCAGATCCGGCTGCAAGCCCTTATCTAGTGTTCCTGCACGGCACCACCTGGGCCAGCAAGCACTGGCCCGAAGCCTACTGGCGCGAGCTGGCCGAGCAGGTCGCCGAGCAGGGCTGGGCGATCCGCTTGCCATGGGGTAATGAGGCCGAGAGGGTCCGTGCCGAACGCATCGCCGAGGGCATCGAAGGCGCTGCCGTGCTGCCGAAACTCAACCTGGCGGGCGTGGCCAAGGTGCTCGCCGGCGCCCAGGCCTGTGTCGCGGTGGACACAGGCCTCGGCCACTTGGCGGCCGCGCTGGATGTGCCGACCGTGTCGCTGTACGGGCCGACCCTGCCGGGCCGGGTCGGCGCCTACGGACGTTCCCAGGTGCACCTGTGTGCCAGCGGTCCGGATGCCGGCAAGGGCGACCGCGAAAAGCCATGCTTCGATGACCTGAAACCGCAGCGGGTGTTTACCGAATTACATGCCCTGCTGCTGGATCTGGGGCTGGACTGA
- the waaF gene encoding lipopolysaccharide heptosyltransferase II produces the protein MNILIIGPSWVGDMVMAQTLFQCLKQRHPDCAIDVLAPDWSRPILERMPEVRQALSFPLGHGVLELATRRRIGKSLAGRYDQAILLPNSMKSALVPFFAGIPLRTGWKGEMRYGLLNDVRKLDKDRYPLMIERFMALAYPAGAELPQPYPRPSLQIDPATRDAALGHFGLSLDRPVLALCPGAEFGEAKRWPSEHYAKVAEAKIREGWQVWLFGSKKDHPVGEDIRSRLIPGLREEAVNLSGETSLAQAIDLLSCAASVVSNDSGLMHVAAALNRPLVAVYGSTSPQFTPPLAEQVEIIRLGIECSPCFERTCRFGHYNCLVQLEPRVAVDALQRLAGEPVEVMP, from the coding sequence ATGAATATTCTGATCATCGGCCCTTCGTGGGTAGGCGACATGGTGATGGCGCAGACATTGTTTCAATGTCTGAAACAGCGTCACCCCGATTGCGCCATCGACGTCCTGGCCCCGGACTGGAGCCGGCCGATCCTCGAGCGCATGCCCGAGGTTCGCCAGGCCCTGAGCTTCCCGCTGGGCCATGGCGTGCTGGAGCTGGCCACGCGGCGGCGCATCGGCAAGTCCCTCGCCGGCCGTTACGATCAGGCGATCCTCTTGCCCAACTCCATGAAATCGGCGCTGGTGCCGTTCTTCGCCGGAATCCCGCTGCGTACCGGCTGGAAAGGCGAGATGCGTTACGGCCTACTCAATGACGTGCGCAAGCTGGACAAGGATCGCTACCCGCTGATGATCGAGCGTTTCATGGCGCTGGCCTATCCGGCCGGCGCCGAGTTGCCGCAACCCTATCCACGCCCGTCTCTGCAGATCGATCCCGCTACCCGCGATGCGGCTCTGGGCCATTTCGGCCTGAGCTTGGATCGCCCGGTTCTGGCCCTGTGCCCAGGCGCCGAGTTCGGCGAGGCCAAGCGCTGGCCCAGCGAGCATTACGCCAAGGTCGCCGAGGCGAAGATCCGTGAGGGCTGGCAGGTCTGGCTGTTCGGCTCGAAGAAGGATCACCCGGTGGGCGAGGACATCCGTTCGCGGCTGATTCCCGGCCTGCGTGAGGAGGCGGTGAACCTGTCCGGCGAGACCAGTCTGGCCCAGGCCATCGACCTGTTGTCGTGCGCCGCTTCGGTGGTGTCCAACGATTCTGGGTTGATGCACGTGGCCGCTGCGCTCAACCGCCCGCTGGTGGCGGTCTACGGCTCGACTTCGCCGCAATTCACCCCGCCGCTGGCCGAGCAGGTGGAAATCATCCGCCTGGGCATCGAATGCAGCCCTTGCTTCGAGCGTACCTGCCGCTTCGGTCATTACAACTGCCTGGTGCAGCTTGAGCCGAGGGTCGCCGTCGACGCGCTGCAGCGCCTGGCGGGTGAGCCGGTCGAGGTCATGCCCTGA
- the glnE gene encoding bifunctional [glutamate--ammonia ligase]-adenylyl-L-tyrosine phosphorylase/[glutamate--ammonia-ligase] adenylyltransferase, translating to MSLPALVPLPAALQSIAQRAEQSLTQAFTTLSAEAAAAFAAWPAQRKEHLQRVTAASDFVTQQSLRDPQVLLDLAASGELERRLAGGELRNQLAEQLAECTDENALARSLRKFRNRQQLRIIWRDISRQADLVETCRDLSDLADACIDLSYHWLYPRHCEQFGTPVGRRSGEPQHMVILGMGKLGAFELNLSSDIDLIFGYPEGGETQGVKRPLDNQEFFIRLGQKLIKALDAITVDGFVFRTDMRLRPYGSSGALVFSFNALEQYYQDQGRDWERYAMIKARVVGGDQHAGAQLLEMLRPFVYRRYLDFSAIDALRTMKQLIQQEVRRKGMAENIKLGAGGIREVEFIAQAFQLIHGGRDLSLQQRSLLKVLQTLKDQGYLPGQAVDELLAGYAFLRYTEHALQAIDDRQTQMLPDDEQDRARVAFMLGFDSWDAFHEQLMHWRGRVDWHFRQVIADPDEDLEGDEETMVGADWLPLWNDDQDEEAACRQLTEAGFVEAQAAWQRLVGLRNGNQVRAMQRIGRERLDAFIPRLLAATVEHDKPDLVLERVLPLIEAVARRSAYLVLLTENPGALQRLLTLCAASPWIAEQISRFPLLLDELLNEGRLFSPPLAPELAAELRERLTRIPEDDLEQQMEALRHFKLAHGLRVAASEIAGSLPLMKVSDYLTWLAEAILDQVLALAWRQMVSRHGTPLRVDGSPCSPDFIIVGYGKVGGIELGHGSDLDLVFIHDGDPQAETDGAKPIDGAQFFTRLGQRIIHLLTAQTNSGQLYEVDMRLRPSGAAGLLVSSLGAFRRYQEGEAWTWEHQALVRARVLVGCERVGAAFDEVRCAVLGRERDQAKLQAEVSEMRAKMRDNLGSRATAAGTAENAFDAASPFDLKQDAGGIVDIEFMVQYAALAWSRQHPALLEFTDNIRILEGLDRLGLLRDGEATLLQDAYKAYRSAAHRQALQKQPGVVGGDQFHEHRRNVMRIWRELGLS from the coding sequence ATGAGCTTGCCCGCGCTCGTCCCTTTGCCTGCCGCCCTGCAATCCATCGCCCAGCGCGCCGAGCAGTCGCTCACTCAGGCATTCACTACCTTGTCCGCTGAAGCCGCTGCCGCGTTCGCCGCCTGGCCGGCGCAGCGCAAGGAGCACCTGCAGCGGGTCACGGCCGCCAGCGACTTCGTCACTCAGCAGAGTCTGCGCGACCCACAGGTGCTGCTCGACCTGGCCGCCAGTGGCGAGCTGGAGCGGCGCCTGGCGGGCGGTGAGTTGCGTAATCAGCTGGCCGAGCAACTGGCCGAATGCACCGATGAAAATGCCCTGGCACGCAGCCTGCGAAAATTTCGCAACCGCCAGCAACTGCGCATCATCTGGCGTGACATCAGCCGCCAGGCGGATCTGGTGGAAACCTGCCGCGATCTCTCCGACCTGGCCGATGCCTGCATCGACCTGTCTTATCACTGGTTGTACCCCCGGCACTGCGAGCAATTCGGCACGCCGGTCGGCCGCCGCAGCGGTGAGCCGCAGCACATGGTCATTCTCGGCATGGGCAAACTCGGCGCCTTCGAGTTGAACCTGTCATCGGATATCGACCTGATCTTCGGTTACCCGGAAGGCGGCGAGACCCAGGGCGTGAAGCGTCCGCTGGATAACCAGGAGTTCTTCATTCGCCTGGGCCAGAAGCTGATCAAGGCGCTGGACGCCATCACCGTCGACGGCTTCGTGTTCCGTACCGACATGCGCCTGCGCCCCTACGGCTCGAGCGGCGCGCTGGTGTTCAGCTTCAATGCGCTGGAACAGTACTACCAAGACCAGGGGCGCGACTGGGAGCGCTACGCGATGATCAAGGCGCGGGTGGTCGGCGGTGATCAGCATGCCGGCGCGCAATTGCTGGAGATGCTGCGCCCGTTCGTCTACCGCCGTTACCTGGACTTTTCCGCTATCGACGCGCTGCGCACCATGAAGCAGCTAATCCAGCAGGAAGTGCGCCGCAAGGGCATGGCCGAGAACATCAAGCTTGGCGCCGGCGGCATTCGCGAGGTGGAGTTCATCGCCCAGGCTTTTCAGCTGATCCACGGCGGGCGTGACCTCAGCCTGCAGCAGCGCTCGCTGCTCAAGGTGCTGCAAACCCTCAAGGATCAGGGCTACCTGCCCGGTCAGGCGGTCGACGAACTGCTCGCTGGTTACGCCTTCCTGCGCTACACCGAACACGCCCTGCAGGCCATCGACGACCGGCAGACGCAGATGCTGCCGGACGACGAGCAGGACCGTGCGCGTGTGGCCTTCATGCTCGGCTTCGACAGCTGGGACGCCTTCCATGAGCAGCTGATGCACTGGCGTGGCCGGGTCGACTGGCACTTTCGCCAGGTCATCGCCGACCCGGACGAGGATCTGGAGGGCGACGAAGAGACCATGGTCGGCGCCGATTGGTTGCCGCTGTGGAACGATGATCAGGATGAAGAGGCGGCCTGCCGGCAGCTGACCGAGGCCGGTTTCGTCGAGGCCCAGGCCGCCTGGCAGCGGCTGGTGGGGCTGCGTAACGGCAATCAGGTGCGTGCCATGCAGCGTATCGGTCGCGAGCGCCTGGATGCCTTTATCCCGCGCCTGCTGGCCGCCACGGTGGAGCACGACAAACCGGACCTGGTGCTGGAGCGGGTGCTGCCGCTGATCGAGGCGGTCGCGCGCCGCTCTGCCTATCTGGTACTGCTCACGGAAAACCCCGGCGCCTTGCAGCGCCTGCTCACGCTGTGCGCCGCCAGCCCTTGGATCGCCGAGCAGATCAGCCGCTTCCCGCTGCTGCTCGACGAGCTGCTTAATGAAGGGCGGCTATTTAGTCCGCCTCTCGCGCCAGAACTGGCCGCCGAGCTGCGCGAGCGGTTGACGCGCATTCCGGAGGACGATCTGGAGCAGCAGATGGAGGCGCTGCGTCACTTCAAGCTGGCCCACGGTCTGCGTGTGGCGGCTTCGGAGATCGCTGGCAGCCTGCCGCTGATGAAGGTCAGCGACTACCTGACCTGGCTGGCCGAGGCGATTCTCGACCAGGTGCTGGCCCTGGCCTGGCGGCAGATGGTTAGCCGCCACGGCACGCCGCTGCGCGTCGATGGCAGCCCGTGCTCGCCGGATTTCATCATCGTCGGCTACGGCAAGGTCGGCGGTATTGAACTGGGCCACGGCTCGGACCTTGATCTGGTGTTCATCCACGACGGCGACCCCCAGGCCGAGACCGATGGTGCCAAACCCATCGACGGCGCGCAGTTCTTTACCCGGCTGGGCCAGCGCATCATCCATCTGCTGACCGCGCAGACCAACTCCGGCCAGCTCTACGAGGTCGATATGCGCCTGCGGCCTTCCGGCGCGGCTGGTCTGTTGGTCAGCTCCCTGGGTGCCTTCCGCCGCTATCAGGAAGGCGAGGCCTGGACCTGGGAGCACCAGGCCCTGGTGCGCGCGCGGGTGCTGGTCGGTTGCGAGCGCGTGGGCGCCGCCTTCGATGAGGTGCGCTGCGCCGTACTGGGCCGCGAGCGCGATCAGGCCAAGCTGCAGGCCGAGGTCAGCGAGATGCGCGCCAAGATGCGCGACAACCTGGGCAGCCGCGCCACGGCGGCCGGCACAGCGGAAAATGCCTTCGACGCCGCCTCGCCCTTCGATCTCAAGCAGGACGCCGGAGGTATCGTCGATATCGAATTTATGGTGCAATACGCGGCCCTGGCGTGGTCGAGACAGCACCCGGCGCTGCTCGAGTTCACCGATAACATCCGCATTCTGGAAGGCCTGGATCGCCTCGGTCTGCTGCGCGATGGCGAGGCGACCCTGCTACAGGACGCATACAAGGCCTACCGCTCGGCAGCCCATCGGCAGGCCTTGCAGAAGCAGCCCGGGGTAGTGGGTGGCGACCAGTTTCACGAGCACCGGCGCAATGTGATGCGCATCTGGCGTGAGCTGGGCCTGAGTTGA
- the aceE gene encoding pyruvate dehydrogenase (acetyl-transferring), homodimeric type, with product MQDLDPIETQEWLDALESVLDKEGEDRVHYLMTRLGELATRSGTQLPYSITTPYRNTIPVTREARMPGDLFMERRIRSIVRWNALAMVMRANMQDPDLGGHISTFASSATLYDIGFNYFFKAPTEEHGGDLIYYQGHASPGIYARAFLEGRLSEEQMLKFRQEVDGDGLSSYPHPHLMPDFWQFPTVSMGLGPITAIYQARFMKYLENRGFIPAGKQKVWCFIGDGETDEPETLGAISLAGRENLDNLIFVINCNLQRLDGPVRGNSKIIQELEGVFRGANWNVNKVIWGRMWDPLFAQDEDGRMQRRMDAAIDGEYQNYKAKDGAYVRKHFFGADPELLKRVEKLSDEEIFNLNRGGHDPYKVYAAYHQAVNHKGQPTVILAKTIKGYGTGAGEAKNTAHNTKKVDIESLKKFRDRFDIPLNDSQLEELPFYRPAEDSAEMKYLRKCREKLGGHLPQRNRGSISIPTPPLETLKAVLDGSGDREISTTMAFGRILASMVKDKELGKRIVPILADEARTFGMEGMFRQLGIYSPVGQLYEPVDRDQVMYYREEKDGQILQEGLNEAGAFSSFIAAGTAYSNYNTPMLPVYIFYSMFGFQRIGDLAWAAGDGQTRGFLLGGTSGRTTLNGEGLQHEDGHSHILASTIPNVRSYDPTYAYELAVIMREGTHRMMTLQENVYYYITVMNENYQQPAMPEGVEDGIIKGMYLLEEDKKEAAHHVQLLGCGTILNEVREAAKILRNDYNIAADVWSVTSFNELRRNGLAVERSNRLHPGDEPKQSYVEQCLSGRKGPVVASTDYMKLFAEQIRQWVPVKEYKVLGTDGYGRSDSRRKLRDFFEVDRRWVALAALEALADRGEIERKVVAEAIVKFGIDPEKRNPLDC from the coding sequence ATGCAAGACCTCGATCCAATCGAAACCCAGGAATGGCTGGACGCACTGGAATCCGTTCTCGACAAAGAGGGCGAGGACCGTGTCCATTATCTGATGACGCGTCTGGGTGAGTTGGCCACTCGTAGCGGCACACAACTGCCCTACTCGATCACCACTCCCTACCGCAACACCATTCCGGTCACGCGTGAAGCACGCATGCCGGGCGACCTGTTCATGGAACGCCGCATCCGCTCGATCGTTCGCTGGAACGCTCTGGCCATGGTCATGCGCGCCAACATGCAGGATCCGGATCTGGGTGGCCACATCTCCACCTTCGCCTCCAGCGCGACGCTGTACGACATCGGTTTCAACTACTTCTTCAAGGCGCCTACCGAAGAACATGGTGGCGACCTGATCTACTACCAGGGCCACGCATCGCCCGGCATCTATGCCCGCGCCTTCCTGGAAGGTCGCCTGAGCGAAGAGCAGATGCTCAAGTTCCGTCAGGAAGTGGACGGTGACGGCCTGTCGTCGTACCCGCACCCGCACCTGATGCCGGACTTCTGGCAGTTCCCGACCGTTTCCATGGGCCTGGGCCCTATCACCGCGATCTACCAGGCACGCTTCATGAAGTACCTGGAAAACCGCGGCTTCATCCCGGCCGGCAAGCAGAAGGTCTGGTGCTTCATCGGCGACGGCGAGACCGACGAGCCGGAAACCCTGGGCGCCATCTCCCTGGCCGGCCGCGAAAACCTCGACAACCTGATCTTCGTCATCAACTGCAACCTGCAGCGCCTCGACGGCCCGGTTCGCGGCAACAGCAAGATCATCCAGGAACTCGAAGGCGTGTTCCGCGGCGCCAACTGGAACGTCAACAAGGTCATCTGGGGCCGCATGTGGGATCCGCTGTTCGCCCAGGATGAAGACGGTCGCATGCAGCGTCGCATGGACGCCGCCATCGACGGTGAATACCAGAACTACAAGGCCAAAGACGGTGCCTACGTGCGCAAGCACTTCTTCGGTGCCGATCCGGAGCTGCTCAAGCGCGTCGAGAAGCTGTCGGACGAGGAAATCTTCAACCTCAACCGCGGCGGCCACGACCCGTACAAGGTCTATGCGGCCTACCACCAGGCGGTCAACCACAAGGGTCAGCCGACCGTCATTCTGGCCAAGACCATCAAGGGTTATGGCACCGGTGCCGGCGAAGCCAAGAACACCGCGCACAACACCAAGAAGGTCGATATCGAGTCGCTGAAGAAATTCCGCGATCGCTTCGACATTCCGCTCAACGACTCGCAGCTCGAAGAACTGCCGTTCTACCGTCCGGCCGAAGACAGCGCCGAGATGAAGTACCTGCGCAAGTGCCGCGAGAAGCTCGGCGGCCATCTGCCGCAGCGTAACCGCGGCAGCATCAGCATCCCGACGCCGCCGCTGGAAACCCTCAAGGCCGTTCTGGATGGCTCGGGCGACCGCGAAATCTCCACCACCATGGCGTTCGGTCGCATCCTCGCCTCGATGGTCAAGGACAAGGAGCTGGGCAAGCGCATCGTGCCGATCCTCGCTGACGAGGCGCGTACCTTCGGCATGGAAGGCATGTTCCGCCAGCTGGGTATCTACTCCCCTGTCGGCCAGCTGTACGAGCCGGTCGACCGCGATCAGGTGATGTACTACCGCGAAGAGAAGGACGGACAGATCCTCCAGGAAGGCCTCAACGAGGCCGGTGCGTTCTCCTCCTTCATCGCTGCCGGTACCGCCTACAGCAACTACAACACGCCGATGCTGCCGGTCTACATCTTCTATTCGATGTTCGGCTTCCAGCGTATCGGTGACCTGGCCTGGGCTGCCGGCGACGGCCAGACCCGCGGCTTCCTGCTGGGCGGCACCTCGGGCCGTACCACGCTGAACGGCGAAGGCCTGCAGCACGAGGACGGCCACAGCCACATCCTCGCCAGCACCATCCCCAACGTGCGCAGCTATGACCCCACCTATGCTTACGAGCTGGCGGTGATCATGCGCGAAGGCACGCACCGGATGATGACCCTGCAGGAAAACGTTTATTACTACATCACCGTAATGAACGAGAACTACCAGCAGCCGGCCATGCCCGAAGGTGTCGAAGACGGCATCATCAAGGGTATGTACCTGCTCGAAGAGGACAAGAAGGAAGCCGCCCACCACGTGCAACTGCTGGGCTGCGGCACCATCCTCAACGAAGTTCGCGAAGCGGCGAAGATCCTGCGCAACGACTACAACATCGCCGCCGATGTATGGAGCGTTACCAGCTTCAACGAACTGCGTCGCAACGGCCTGGCCGTGGAGCGCAGCAACCGCCTGCACCCGGGCGACGAGCCCAAGCAGAGCTATGTCGAGCAGTGCCTGAGCGGCCGTAAAGGTCCGGTCGTGGCCAGCACCGACTACATGAAGCTGTTCGCCGAGCAGATTCGTCAGTGGGTTCCGGTCAAGGAATACAAGGTCCTGGGTACCGATGGTTACGGACGTAGCGACAGCCGTCGCAAGCTGCGCGACTTCTTCGAAGTGGACCGTCGCTGGGTCGCCCTGGCCGCGCTCGAAGCGCTGGCCGATCGCGGTGAAATCGAACGCAAGGTGGTGGCCGAGGCCATCGTCAAGTTCGGTATCGACCCTGAAAAACGCAACCCACTGGACTGCTGA